The following are from one region of the Mauremys reevesii isolate NIE-2019 linkage group 2, ASM1616193v1, whole genome shotgun sequence genome:
- the LOC120396431 gene encoding nucleoplasmin-like, whose amino-acid sequence MSSSLLLSRPRSEEEKPIAVLWGCELNTSTRRCVVMEEDDFLEHLVLLKTICLSAEAKDEPHVVAVASKNTYGDNRPVPIASLRLSVLPMISLDGFEFIPPVAFELKSGTGPVYLNGQHLILEDDAEYEARGGWLAEESLSSAVVEENTDRSAEAVQPRAAVGVECTSRTLPLENFRL is encoded by the exons ATGAGTTCATCTCTCCTGCTCTCTAGGCCGCGTTCTGAAGAAGAGAAACCCATTGCTGTCTTGTGGG GCTGCGAGCTGAACACGAGCACCAGGAGGTGCGTGGTGATGGAAGAAGACGACTTCTTGGAACACCTGGTCTTATTGAAAACA ATCTGTCTCAGTGCAGAGGCCAAGGACGAACCGCACGTGGTGGCAGTAGCTTCAAAAAACACCTACGGTGACAACAGGCCAGTGCCCATCGCTTCACTGAGGCTCTCTGTCCTACCCATG ATCAGTCTTGATGGCTTTGAATTTATCCCTCCTGTTGCCTTTGAATTAAAGTCTGGGACTGGGCCAGTTTATCTCAATGGACAACATCTAATCT TGGAAGATGATGCAGAATACGAAGCCAGAGGAGGATGGCTAGCAGAGGAGTCATTATCTTCAGCTGTTGTGGAAGAAAATACA GACAGGTCTGCTGAAGCTGTCCAGCCCCGTGCTGCAGTGGGTGTGGAGTGTACCAGCAGGACTCTGCCCCTGGAAAACTTCAGACTCTAA